A genome region from Hevea brasiliensis isolate MT/VB/25A 57/8 chromosome 9, ASM3005281v1, whole genome shotgun sequence includes the following:
- the LOC110655429 gene encoding 14 kDa proline-rich protein DC2.15-like, producing MASRALASTALLLSFNLLFFTLVSSTNCPPPKPKGHATHPTNPSPVPSSKGSCPKDTAKLGVCVDLLKDLLSFTVGTPPKTPCCSLISDLVDLEAAVCLSTTIKASVLGTNLNLPVNLSLLLNYCGKKVPEGFKCA from the coding sequence ATGGCTTCAAGAGCTCTAGCCTCCACTGCCCTTCTCCTCagcttcaatctcctcttcttcaCTTTGGTAAGCTCAACCAATTGCCCACCACCAAAGCCAAAAGGCCATGCAACTCATCCAACCAACCCATCACCAGTACCATCAAGTAAGGGTAGTTGCCCAAAGGACACTGCAAAGCTGGGTGTCTGTGTCGATCTGTTGAAAGATTTGTTGAGCTTTACAGTTGGAACGCCACCAAAGACTCCTTGCTGCAGCCTTATTAGCGATCTTGTTGATCTGGAAGCCGCTGTTTGCCTTTCCACTACCATCAAAGCTAGTGTCTTGGGCACTAACTTAAACCTTCCTGTGAACTTGAGCTTGTTGCTCAACTACTGTGGGAAGAAGGTTCCTGAAGGATTCAAGTGTGCATAA
- the LOC110655428 gene encoding 14 kDa proline-rich protein DC2.15-like, with the protein MASRALASTALLLTFNLLFFTLVSSTNCPPPKPKGHATHPTNPSPVPSKKGSCPKDTVKLGVCVDLLKDLLSVTVGTPPKTPCCSLISDLVDLEAAVCLCTTIKASVLGINLNLPVNLSLLLNYCGKKVPEGFKCA; encoded by the coding sequence ATGGCTTCAAGAGCTCTAGCCTCTACTGCCCTTCTCCTCaccttcaatctcctcttcttcaCTTTGGTAAGCTCTACCAATTGCCCACCACCAAAGCCAAAAGGCCATGcaactcacccaaccaacccatCACCAGTTCCATCAAAAAAGGGTAGTTGCCCAAAGGACACTGTAAAGCTGGGTGTGTGTGTCGATCTGTTGAAAGATTTGCTAAGCGTTACAGTTGGAACCCCACCAAAGACTCCTTGCTGCAGCCTTATCAGCGATCTTGTTGATCTGGAAGCCGCTGTTTGCCTGTGCACTACCATCAAAGCTAGTGTCTTGGGCATTAACTTAAACCTTCCTGTGAACTTGAGCTTGTTGCTCAACTATTGTGGGAAGAAGGTTCCTGAAGGATTCAAGTGTGCATGA
- the LOC110655427 gene encoding 14 kDa proline-rich protein DC2.15-like, whose translation MASKALASTALLLTFNLLFFTLVSSTNCPPPKPKGHATHPTNPSPVPSKKGSCPKDIVKLGVCVDLLKELLSVTVGTPPKTPCCSLISDLVDLEAAVCLCTTIKASVLGINLNLPVNLSLLLNYCGKKVPEGFKCA comes from the coding sequence ATGGCTTCAAAAGCTTTAGCCTCTACTGCCCTTCTCCTCaccttcaatctcctcttcttcaCTTTGGTAAGCTCTACCAATTGCCCACCACCAAAGCCAAAAGGCCATGcaactcacccaaccaacccatCACCAGTTCCATCAAAAAAGGGTAGTTGCCCAAAGGACATTGTAAAGCTGGGTGTGTGTGTCGATCTGTTGAAAGAGTTGCTAAGCGTGACAGTTGGAACCCCACCAAAGACTCCTTGCTGCAGCCTTATCAGCGATCTTGTTGATCTGGAAGCCGCTGTTTGCCTGTGCACTACCATCAAAGCTAGTGTCTTGGGCATTAACTTAAACCTTCCTGTGAACTTGAGCTTGTTGCTCAACTATTGTGGGAAGAAGGTTCCTGAAGGATTCAAGTGTGCATAA
- the LOC110655484 gene encoding 36.4 kDa proline-rich protein — MGSMVAAMFFIFIIFMAISLPPIYACGPCTQPHPPTHRPTHPKVPHPNPPTTKHPPHYGGRPPSKNPPMPPVVLPPIIINPPPVISPPATNPPVIITPPVTPPPSSGYPPYTGGPPYGGGGGGGGGGGGGGGGANPPPTTQPTCPINALKLGACVDALGGLVHVGLGNPVENVCCPVLKGLLELEAAVCLCTSIHLKLLNLNIFIPLALQVLITCGKTPPPGFVCPPL, encoded by the coding sequence ATGGGTTCCATGGTCGCAGCCATGTTCTTCATCTTCATTATTTTCATGGCGATATCATTGCCACCCATTTACGCTTGCGGTCCTTGTACTCAGCCACATCCACCAACACACCGCCCAACCCACCCAAAAGTTCCACACCCGAACCCACCAACCACCAAGCACCCACCACACTATGgaggccgcccaccttcaaaaaATCCACCAATGCCACCGGTAGTACTACCACCAATAATCATTAATCCTCCCCCCGTAATATCACCTCCCGCAACAAATCCTCCTGTAATTATAACGCCACCAGTAACACCACCACCTTCTTCAGGCTACCCACCATACACCGGTGGCCCTCCTTATGGGGGTGGTGGCGGTGGTGGaggcggaggtggaggtggtggtggtggtgctaatCCTCCACCTACTACGCAACCAACTTGTCCAATCAATGCACTTAAGCTAGGAGCTTGTGTTGATGCGCTAGGAGGTTTGGTGCATGTTGGGTTAGGGAATCCAGTTGAAAATGTTTGCTGCCCTGTACTAAAAGGACTGCTGGAGCTTGAAGCAGCTGTTTGTCTTTGCACTAGTATACACCTTAAGCTCCTTAATCTCAATATTTTCATTCCTCTTGCTCTTCAAGTCCTAATAACTTGTGGAAAGACTCCACCTCCTGGATTTGTATGTCCTCCTCTTTGA